From the genome of Saccharomyces eubayanus strain FM1318 chromosome X, whole genome shotgun sequence, one region includes:
- the OPT1 gene encoding oligopeptide transporter OPT1: MTIIHRDVDSVESQPSTSRSPAVVAIQINQTEDKKDDFVKNIDEDVNNLTATTDEEDHDPESQKYDRHSIQEEGLVWKGDPTYLPNSPYPEVRSAVSIEDDPTIRLNHWRTWFLTTIFVVVFAGVNQFFSLRYPSLEINFLVAQVVCYPIGRMLALLPDWKCTRVPFFDLNPGPFTKKEHAVVTIAVALTSSTAYAMYILNAQGSFYNMKLNVGYQFLLVWTSQMIGYGAAGLTRRWVVNPASSIWPQTLISVSLFDSLHSREVEKSVANGWKMPRYKFFLVILIGSFVWYWVPGFLFTGLSYFNVVLWGSKTRHNFIANTIFGTQSGLGALPITFDYTQISQAMSGSVFATPFYVSANTYASVLIFFVIVLPCLYFTNTWYAKFMPVISSSTYDNTQGKYNVTKILNEDYSINLEKYKEYSPVFVPFSYLLSYALNFAAVIAVFVHCILYHGKDIVGKFKDRKNGGVDIHMRIYSKNYKDCPDWWYLVLQIVMIGLGFVAVCCFDTKFPAWAFVIAILISLVNFIPQGILEAMTNQHVGLNIITELICGYMLPLRPMANLLFKLYGFIVMRQGLNLSRDLKLAMYMKVSPRLIFAVQIYATIISGMVNVGVQEWMMHNIDGLCTTDQPNGFTCANGRTVFNSSIIWSLPKYLFSPGRIYNPLMWFFLIGLLFPMVVYAIQWKFPKFKFAKHIHTPVFFTGPGNIPPSTPYNYSLFFATSFCLNIIRKRWRPWFNKYNFVMGAGVEAGVAIAVVIIFLCVQYPGGKLSWWGNNVWKRTYDNDYKKFYTLKKGETFGYDKWW; the protein is encoded by the coding sequence ATGACCATTATTCACAGGGACGTCGACTCGGTAGAGTCGCAGCCCTCAACATCGCGGTCGCCAGCCGTCGTCGCCATCCAGATAAACCAGACAGAAGATAAGAAGGACGATTTCGTCAAGAACATCGACGAGGACGTCAACAATCTCACTGCTACTACCGACGAGGAGGACCACGACCCTGAAAGCCAGAAATACGACCGGCACTCCATCCAGGAGGAGGGCCTCGTTTGGAAGGGCGACCCCACATACTTGCCCAACTCTCCATACCCTGAGGTGAGATCGGCGGTGTCCATTGAGGACGACCCGACCATCCGTCTCAACCACTGGCGGACTTGGTTCTTGACCACGATCTTCGTGGTGGTGTTTGCAGGTGTCAATCAGTTCTTCTCTCTGAGATATCCATCGCTCGAGATTAATTTCCTTGTCGCACAGGTCGTGTGCTATCCCATAGGAAGAATGCTGGCTCTCCTGCCCGATTGGAAGTGCACCAGAGTGCCCTTCTTCGATTTGAATCCGGGGCCCTTCACCAAGAAGGAGCACGCCGTAGTCACCATTGCCGTGGCGCTCACCTCCTCCACCGCATATGCAATGTACATTCTCAACGCACAAGGAAGTTTCTACAACATGAAACTGAACGTCGGATACCAGTTCTTGTTGGTTTGGACCTCTCAAATGATCGGCTACGGTGCCGCGGGCCTGACCAGAAGATGGGTCGTCAACCCTGCCAGCTCCATCTGGCCTCAAACGCTAATTTCCGTGTCGTTGTTCGACTCGTTGCACTCCAGAGAGGTCGAAAAGTCAGTTGCCAACGGCTGGAAGATGCCCCGTTACAAGTTCTTCTTGGTCATTCTTATCGGGTCCTTTGTCTGGTATTGGGTGCCCGGGTTTCTTTTCACTGGGCTGTCATATTTCAACGTTGTCCTTTGGGGCTCCAAGACAAGACACAATTTCATCGCTAACACAATTTTTGGTACTCAAAGTGGGCTTGGTGCCTTACCAATCACCTTCGACTACACTCAAATCTCTCAAGCCATGTCCGGTTCCGTGTTCGCCACACCTTTTTACGTCTCCGCCAACACTTATGCATCTgtgttaatttttttcgtcatcGTTCTACCATGTCTGTATTTTACCAACACTTGGTACGCCAAATTCATGCCCGTTATTTCAAGTTCCACTTATGACAACACTCAAGGCAAGTACAACGTCACAAAAATCTTAAACGAAGACTACTCCATCAACCTCGAGAAGTACAAAGAATACTCGCCTGTTTTCGTCCCATTTTCGTATCTTTTGTCATACGCTCTGAATTTTGCCGCTGTCATTGCTGTCTTTGTTCACTGTATCCTATACCATGGTAAAGATATCGTTGGCAAGTTTAAAGATCGTAAAAACGGTGGTGTTGATATTCACATGAGAATCTATTCCAAAAACTATAAAGACTGCCCCGATTGGTGGTACTTGGTCTTGCAAATCGTCATGATAGGTTTAGGGTTTGTTGCAGTTTGTTGTTTCGACACTAAGTTCCCTGCTTGGGCATTTGTTATCGCGATATTGATTTCCCTTGTTAACTTCATTCCACAAGGTATCCTGGAAGCGATGACTAACCAGCACGTTGGTTTGAACATTATCACCGAACTAATATGTGGTTATATGTTGCCTTTGAGACCAATGGCGAACTTGCTATTTAAACTATATGGGTTTATTGTCATGAGACAAGGCCTAAATTTAAGCagagatttgaaattggcCATGTACATGAAAGTGTCACCACGTTTGATCTTTGCCGTTCAAATCTATGCCACTATCATATCCGGTATGGTTAACGTTGGTGTCCAAGAATGGATGATGCATAATATTGACGGCTTGTGTACCACTGATCAACCAAACGGGTTCACTTGTGCCAATGGTCGTACAGTTTTCAATTCCTCCATCATTTGGTCTTTACCCAAATATCTTTTCTCACCAGGGCGTATTTATAATCCATTGATGTGGTTCTTCTTGATTGGTTTATTATTCCCAATGGTTGTCTACGCTATTCAATGGAAATTTCCTAAATTTAAGTTTGCCAAGCACATTCATACTCCTGTCTTTTTCACAGGTCCAGGTAACATCCCACCAAGTACTCCCTACAACTACTCGTTATTTTTCGCAACATCATTCTGTCTAAATATCATAAGGAAAAGATGGAGACCTTGGTTCAACAAGTACAACTTCGTGATGGGAGCTGGTGTTGAGGCTGGTGTCGCAATCGCTGTCGTCATTATCTTCTTATGCGTACAATACCCGGGAGGTAAACTCAGCTGGTGGGGGAACAACGTTTGGAAAAGAACGTATGATAATGATTATAAGAAATTTTACACCTTAAAGAAAGGTGAGACTTTCGGTTATGATAAATGGTGGTAA
- the PEX2 gene encoding ubiquitin-protein ligase peroxin 2 gives MSRVAQLDAIALDSELYGQFWSEFNAAVNTDGHKEEWELVMNSLVFVCATRFLSQHGSSHTYGSALSGVAFRCRKRTLYVVTVLAGYVWRKITHFVFNGSRGRSQMAWLKLYKWLNVAYHGCDVTNFVRFLAADGAGARSFLSPVYRVFNVYSTRLVRGGSASASDFYSGSVFAGLEYQNRQLLWNALLELFSKTLLTKRGLLPFAKRPQRVRSGTASQTVCPHCERFPTNPYQIACCRANYCYVCVVKALEWSLCDACGASKALTAAPVY, from the coding sequence ATGTCTCGGGTTGCGCAGCTGGACGCGATAGCGCTTGATAGCGAGTTGTATGGGCAGTTCTGGTCCGAGTTCAACGCGGCCGTCAACACGGACGGGCATAAGGAGGAGTGGGAGTTGGTGATGAATTCACTGGTGTTTGTGTGTGCGACAAGGTTCTTGTCGCAGCACGGTTCCAGCCACACGTACGGGTCTGCGCTGAGCGGTGTAGCTTTCCGATGCAGGAAACGCACCTTGTATGTGGTGACCGTGCTGGCTGGGTACGTGTGGAGGAAGATCACCCACTTTGTGTTCAATGGTTCTCGTGGTAGGAGCCAGATGGCGTGGCTGAAGCTGTACAAGTGGCTCAACGTGGCCTATCATGGTTGCGATGTGACTAATTTCGTGCGGTTTCTGGCGGCGGACGGTGCCGGGGCCAGGTCGTTCTTGTCGCCCGTGTATAGAGTGTTCAATGTGTACTCGACGAGACTGGTTCGTGGCGGCTCTGCATCCGCCTCCGATTTCTACTCGGGCTCTGTGTTTGCTGGATTGGAATACCAGAACAGACAGCTGCTGTGGAACGCACTTCTGGagctattttcaaaaacactgCTTACGAAGAGGGGTCTCCTGCCCTTTGCTAAGAGACCGCAGAGGGTGCGGTCGGGCACTGCATCCCAGACGGTGTGCCCCCATTGCGAGCGTTTCCCGACCAATCCATACCAGATTGCTTGCTGCCGGGCGAACTACTGCTATGTGTGCGTCGTGAAGGCGCTGGAATGGTCTTTGTGCGATGCGTGTGGTGCTTCCAAGGCACTGACTGCTGCGCCAGTGTATTGA
- the CBP1 gene encoding Cbp1p, with protein sequence MFLPRLICHRTERFITVPTWMLRQISHNSRDSLQKQVLFLISTKASLNNDDKLKIRKYWSEMADYKNLRKQRTALLENSILHKMKIEDFVEFINRTKSSSMTARGLYRRECLYQCKDDLALVNEVVAQVSSAKQLKPLDTPLDTMRWSVDDAFSTADIVMAADLFLLYYKLFTDNVQPDEPYARKIISALAYPNPMHDHVHLVKYLEMNSLFEKRVGNGIRLTRFQLETLSNKALGLSDDAPQLCKAILNKLMNINYFLTAESKLRDDQILLAYKSIDENYRRGNVASIYSTWNKIKGHYVSITAHDSRIIYKVLKICTHNRAYRSICSEIFWQLTPEYYCNNPLLLPAIIDFITKRDSLPMAKELMQNISRYTLPENHHIVWLNKRCLSSLLRMHLKFNDSNGVDRVLKQITTNFRSLSQENYQAIIIHLFKTQNLDHIAKAIKLLDTIPPKQAMLAYGSIINELVDWKLASKVKFTDNLMALINELLMKAHDFDPEHRSSLWNVVSSLYIKKLCHYKKQEGKYVGNTEEDIDLAKLLYLNASKKEKIHWTKSNCNPFIISTPSDVKLKINNQNRFAILRNIALSALQTERIDIFLWACAELYQNGMTIEELRLDWNIMLKHQLRNSEFKTNKEIVQDIKKHGVSSIKRYLR encoded by the coding sequence ATGTTTCTGCCTCGTCTCATTTGTCACAGGACTGAAAGGTTTATAACGGTTCCCACCTGGATGTTGCGACAAATCAGCCATAACAGCAGGGACTCGCTGCAGAAACAGGTTCTGTTCCTTATTAGCACAAAGGCGAGTTTGAATAACGACGATAAGTTGAAAATACGAAAATACTGGTCCGAAATGGCAGACTACAAGAATCTTCGGAAACAGAGAACCGCCTTACTGGAAAACTCCATCCTGCACAAGATGAAGATCGAAGACTTTGTTGAGTTTATTAACCGCACCAAAAGCTCCTCTATGACCGCGAGAGGACTGTATAGAAGAGAGTGTTTGTACCAGTGCAAGGACGATCTAGCTCTGGTTAACGAAGTGGTCGCCCAGGTTTCATCGGCGAAGCAACTAAAGCCATTAGATACCCCGCTGGATACCATGCGTTGGTCCGTCGATGACGCCTTCAGCACGGCAGACATTGTCATGGCCGCAGACCTTTTCCTGTTGTATTACAAACTATTTACAGATAATGTCCAGCCAGACGAGCCATACGCAAGGAAAATCATATCGGCACTAGCATACCCGAATCCAATGCATGACCACGTCCACCTCGTGAAATATTTGGAGATGAACTCgttgtttgaaaaaagagtcGGAAACGGCATAAGATTGACCAGATTCCAATTAGAAACTCTTTCCAACAAAGCTCTCGGCTTGAGCGATGACGCTCCTCAATTATGCAAGGCAATACTGAACAAGTTAATGAACATAAACTACTTTCTGACGGCAGAATCAAAGCTACGAGACGACCAGATTTTATTGGCATACAAGTCCATTGACGAAAACTACAGAAGAGGAAATGTGGCAAGCATATATTCTACATGGAATAAGATCAAAGGACACTATGTCTCGATTACTGCGCACGACTcaagaatcatttataaagTCCTGAAGATTTGTACCCATAATAGAGCTTATAGATCTATATGTAGCGAAATTTTTTGGCAATTGACTCCGGAATATTACTGTAACAACCCTTTACTACTACCTGCAATCATTGACTTCATCACAAAGCGAGATTCTCTGCCGATGGCCAAAGAACTCATGCAAAACATCAGCAGGTACACCTTGCCTGAGAACCATCATATCGTCTGGCTAAACAAGAGATGCCTCTCCTCATTACTAAGAATGCATTTGAAATTCAACGATTCCAACGGTGTAGATAGGGTTTTGAAGCAAATAACCACCAACTTTAGGTCCTTATCACAGGAAAATTATCAAGCAATTATCATTcaccttttcaaaacacaAAATCTCGATCATATTGCAAAGGCAATTAAATTATTGGACACTATACCACCCAAACAAGCGATGTTGGCCTATGGATCGATTATCAACGAATTAGTAGATTGGAAGTTAGCTTCAAAGGTTAAATTCACCGATAATTTGATGGCCCTCATCAATGAACTTCTGATGAAAGCTCATGATTTTGACCCCGAACATAGAAGCTCCCTTTGGAATGTCGTTTCTTCCTTATACATCAAGAAGCTCTGTCATTATAAGAAACAGGAGGGTAAATACGTCGGCAATACAGAGGAGGATATTGACTTGGCAAAACTATTATATTTGAAtgcttcaaaaaaagaaaaaatccatTGGACAAAGTCAAATTGTAATCCGTTCATCATCTCCACACCAAGTGATgttaaattgaaaataaataatcaAAACAGATTCGCTATCTTGAGGAATATTGCATTAAGCGCCTTACAGACAGAAAGAAtagatatttttctttgggcATGCGCAGAATTGTACCAAAATGGTATGACGATTGAGGAGCTGAGATTGGATTGGAATATCATGTTAAAACATCAATTAAGAAATTCTGAAtttaaaacaaacaaagaaattgtCCAGGATATTAAAAAACATGGTGTGTCATCTATTAAGCGTTACTTAAGATAA
- the NUC1 gene encoding ribonuclease, with amino-acid sequence MSSRILLSGLVGLGAGTGLTYLLLNKRSPGQIVETPFPVTEKPNGKVQPHSFNINPAGFFKYGFPGPIHDLQNREEFISCYNRQTQNPYWVLEHITPESLAARNADRKNSFFREDEIIPEKFRGKLKDYFRSGYDRGHQAPAADAKFSQQAMDDTFYLSNMCPQVGAGFNRDYWAHLEYFCRGLTKNYRSVRIVTGPLYLPKKDPVENKFKVSYEVIGNPPSIAVPTHFFKLIVAESPTNNPTRDDIAVAAFVLPNEPISNETKLTDFEVPLDALERSTGLEFLQNVPLPKKKALCEEVNCQIVVRDFSNAAIKQSNGVKLLPPPKKS; translated from the coding sequence ATGAGTAGTAGGATATTATTGTCTGGTTTGGTAGGATTAGGTGCCGGTACGGGCTTAACATACCTTCTTTTAAACAAACGTTCTCCAGGGCAAATTGTTGAAACACCGTTCCCGGTCACCGAAAAGCCAAATGGTAAGGTCCAACCTCATTCATTCAACATCAATCCTGCCGGATTCTTCAAGTATGGATTTCCGGGCCCCATTCATGATCTACAAAACCGCGAAGAATTCATTTCGTGCTACAACAGACAAACTCAAAATCCATATTGGGTCTTAGAACATATCACTCCAGAATCCTTAGCTGCAAGGAACGCTGACAGAAAGAACTCCTTTTTCAgagaagatgaaatcatTCCAGAAAAATTTAGAGGTAAATTGAAAGACTATTTTAGGTCAGGGTACGATCGTGGCCATCAAGCGCCAGCTGCTGACGCAAAATTTTCTCAGCAAGCTATGGATGAcactttttatttatctaATATGTGTCCTCAAGTAGGAGCTGGCTTCAATAGGGACTACTGGGCGCATTTGGAGTATTTTTGCAGGGGATTGACCAAGAACTATCGGAGTGTAAGAATCGTTACGGGCCCGTTATATctgccaaaaaaagatccTGTTGAGAACAAATTTAAAGTCAGTTATGAAGTGATTGGCAACCCACCCAGCATTGCTGTTCCAacgcatttttttaaattaaTTGTTGCCGAGTCACCAACAAACAATCCTACTAGAGACGATATTGCTGTCGCTGCGTTTGTATTACCAAACGAACCGATATCCAATGAAACAAAATTGACTGATTTTGAAGTTCCTCTAGACGCGCTTGAAAGAAGCACTGGGCTAGAATTTTTGCAGAATGTACCAttgccaaagaaaaaggcgTTATGCGAAGAAGTGAATTGTCAAATCGTGGTGAGAGACTTTTCGAACGCTGCGATCAAACAATCAAATGGTGTGAAATTATTGCCTCCTCCAAAGAAGAGCTGA